Proteins from one Terriglobus tenax genomic window:
- a CDS encoding DUF427 domain-containing protein — translation MAKAVWNGQLLAESDKFETVEGNIYFPEESVKREFLRSSSTTSSCPWKGQARYYTIVVDGQENPDAAWYYPDPKPAARQVKHHIAFWRGVEVSK, via the coding sequence ATGGCGAAGGCAGTATGGAACGGCCAGCTTCTGGCCGAGAGTGACAAGTTTGAGACGGTCGAGGGGAACATTTATTTCCCCGAAGAGTCCGTTAAGCGCGAGTTTCTGCGCTCCAGCTCGACGACTTCGAGCTGCCCCTGGAAAGGCCAGGCCCGCTACTACACCATTGTGGTGGACGGCCAGGAGAACCCCGATGCAGCCTGGTACTACCCGGATCCGAAGCCGGCAGCTCGGCAGGTTAAGCACCACATCGCCTTCTGGCGTGGCGTGGAAGTTTCCAAGTAA